A genomic segment from Idiomarina piscisalsi encodes:
- a CDS encoding AbgT family transporter: MQSSNNGYSETSKRGWFTRFLDMVEWLGNLLPHPITLFAIFCLLVIVASGVAAYFGVSAIDPRDGETVIQAVSLLNAEGIQKIVTNLVTNFTGFTPLGTVLVALLGVGVAERSGLISAAMRGLVMKAPPKLITVTVVFAGVISNTASELGYVVLVPLAAMIFYGLGRHPLAGLAAAFAGVSAGYSANLLIGTVDPLLSGITQEAAKIVDENYTVGAEANWYFMMISTFLIAIMGAVITDKIVEPKLGKYNKDEASIDLSDQSSMEPLNIMEKRGLKLAGVSALVLAGILALTVVPEWGILRHPETGDVKGSPFLKGVVVYIFFFFAIPGFVYGRVVNTMKNDRDVIDAMSHSMGTMGMYIVLVFFAAQFVNFFKWTNFGTIFAINGAEFLTNIGMTGPLIFVFFIMVCGFVNLMLGSASAQWAITAPIFVPMLMLIGYSPEVIQAAYRIGDSVTNVITPMMSYFGLILAVAARYKQNLGIGTLVAMMLPYSMIFFLGWTVLFFIWVFGFGLPVGPAAPTYYG, from the coding sequence ATGCAGTCTTCCAATAATGGCTATTCAGAGACAAGTAAGCGCGGCTGGTTTACCCGATTCCTCGATATGGTTGAATGGTTAGGCAACTTGTTGCCTCACCCTATCACCTTATTCGCAATTTTTTGTTTACTGGTTATTGTTGCCAGCGGTGTGGCCGCCTATTTTGGCGTTAGCGCTATTGACCCTCGCGACGGCGAAACGGTCATTCAGGCGGTTAGTCTTTTAAATGCCGAAGGCATACAAAAAATTGTGACAAACCTGGTCACTAACTTTACTGGTTTTACGCCATTGGGAACGGTGCTTGTCGCTTTATTAGGTGTTGGTGTGGCTGAGCGTTCCGGGCTGATTTCTGCGGCTATGCGTGGCTTGGTTATGAAAGCCCCGCCTAAGCTTATTACGGTGACGGTCGTTTTTGCGGGCGTTATTTCGAATACCGCATCAGAGTTAGGTTATGTTGTTCTCGTACCTTTAGCGGCTATGATCTTCTATGGCCTGGGTCGCCACCCACTCGCTGGTCTGGCAGCCGCGTTCGCTGGCGTTTCGGCGGGCTATAGCGCCAATTTATTAATAGGTACCGTTGACCCATTACTTTCCGGCATCACTCAGGAAGCAGCAAAAATAGTCGACGAAAACTATACCGTGGGCGCTGAAGCCAACTGGTATTTTATGATGATAAGTACCTTCCTTATTGCCATTATGGGTGCGGTAATTACCGACAAAATCGTTGAACCTAAGCTGGGTAAATACAATAAGGACGAAGCGTCCATTGATTTATCCGATCAGTCATCGATGGAACCACTCAATATTATGGAGAAACGCGGTTTGAAGCTGGCCGGCGTAAGCGCGTTAGTCCTAGCTGGTATTCTTGCATTAACAGTGGTACCTGAATGGGGTATTCTTCGCCACCCTGAAACCGGTGATGTGAAAGGCTCTCCGTTCTTAAAAGGCGTTGTGGTTTACATTTTCTTCTTCTTCGCCATTCCAGGTTTCGTTTATGGTCGAGTCGTAAACACCATGAAAAACGACCGTGACGTCATTGATGCGATGTCGCACAGCATGGGCACCATGGGTATGTATATCGTGCTGGTCTTCTTCGCCGCTCAGTTCGTTAACTTCTTTAAATGGACCAACTTTGGCACCATTTTCGCTATCAATGGCGCGGAGTTTTTAACCAACATCGGCATGACTGGACCACTCATTTTTGTGTTTTTCATTATGGTCTGCGGATTTGTAAACCTAATGCTGGGCTCAGCGTCCGCGCAATGGGCCATCACTGCCCCAATTTTCGTACCTATGCTGATGCTTATTGGTTACTCACCAGAAGTGATTCAAGCGGCTTATCGTATCGGAGACTCGGTCACTAACGTGATAACGCCCATGATGAGTTACTTTGGTTTAATACTGGCTGTTGCTGCCCGCTATAAGCAAAACTTAGGTATTGGCACATTGGTCGCTATGATGCTGCCTTACTCAATGATTTTCTTCTTAGGATGGACCGTGTTGTTCTTTATTTGGGTATTTGGCTTTGGACTACCGGTTGGTCCGGCAGCCCCCACCTATTACGGATAA
- a CDS encoding DUF3108 domain-containing protein gives MLKRTMYFLMASTVLSFSQLAPVHADDTAKATQGINDTMKPYEANYVITRGDSEYGEGYRYLEVSPDNEWQLRTKSDISWFILSDTREARSVFIVDDENNRLEPREFIYMRTGTGSDKSFHGEFRADDKKVRNVDTGRMLDINWENALFDEANVIEQLRIDVAGGAEQFKYRVVNEKGEEDEYRFRVMAESQVLSLPYGEVEAIKVGRVRDNNRRQTFFWFAPELNYVMVKMQQFKEGDEQATMSLRSLDM, from the coding sequence ATGTTAAAACGGACAATGTATTTTTTAATGGCTTCCACTGTACTGAGTTTCTCTCAGCTTGCGCCAGTTCACGCAGACGATACGGCAAAAGCAACTCAGGGCATTAACGATACCATGAAACCGTATGAAGCAAACTACGTTATTACACGTGGCGATAGTGAATATGGTGAGGGCTATCGATACTTAGAAGTGTCGCCTGACAACGAGTGGCAGTTGCGCACAAAATCTGACATTTCCTGGTTCATTTTGTCGGACACAAGAGAAGCTCGGTCTGTCTTTATTGTGGATGATGAAAATAACCGACTGGAGCCCCGCGAGTTTATTTACATGCGTACGGGAACCGGATCAGACAAGTCTTTTCATGGTGAATTCCGAGCAGATGATAAGAAGGTCCGCAATGTCGATACCGGTCGTATGCTGGATATAAATTGGGAAAATGCGTTGTTTGATGAAGCGAATGTCATTGAACAGTTACGCATTGATGTAGCGGGTGGAGCAGAGCAGTTTAAATACCGGGTGGTTAATGAGAAAGGTGAAGAAGACGAGTACCGTTTCAGAGTGATGGCCGAGAGTCAGGTTCTGTCCTTGCCATATGGAGAAGTTGAAGCGATAAAAGTAGGTCGCGTTCGCGACAATAACCGCCGCCAGACGTTTTTTTGGTTTGCCCCCGAATTAAACTACGTGATGGTTAAAATGCAGCAATTCAAAGAAGGTGACGAACAAGCCACCATGTCTTTGAGAAGTTTAGATATGTGA
- the elbB gene encoding isoprenoid biosynthesis glyoxalase ElbB yields MKKVAVLLSGCGVFDGAEVNEAVLTLLHLTKQGAAYQCFAPDVEQMHTINHLKGEESGDKRNVLEEAARIARGEVKPLSELDASEFDALMLPGGFGVAKNFCDFAVNGAEMTVNEQVLKVGKAFVDAEKPAGYMCIAPVLLPHIYGSGVKVTVGNDQEVAGAINTMGGEHVDCGVRDIVVDDKHKLVTTPAYMLADNLADAEEGIRKLVEKVLYMAA; encoded by the coding sequence ATGAAAAAAGTAGCGGTACTATTGTCAGGTTGCGGTGTGTTTGACGGCGCTGAAGTGAATGAAGCGGTATTAACTCTGTTGCACCTTACCAAGCAAGGTGCTGCTTATCAGTGTTTCGCTCCCGACGTCGAGCAAATGCACACCATTAATCATTTGAAAGGCGAAGAAAGTGGCGACAAACGTAATGTACTGGAAGAAGCCGCACGCATTGCTCGAGGAGAGGTGAAACCATTAAGCGAACTGGATGCATCGGAATTTGATGCCTTGATGTTACCGGGGGGCTTTGGTGTTGCGAAGAACTTTTGTGATTTTGCAGTGAACGGGGCTGAAATGACCGTTAACGAGCAAGTTCTTAAAGTTGGTAAAGCCTTTGTTGATGCAGAGAAGCCTGCGGGCTATATGTGCATTGCGCCTGTTTTACTGCCACATATTTATGGCAGCGGTGTGAAAGTGACTGTGGGGAATGACCAAGAAGTCGCTGGCGCAATTAATACAATGGGTGGCGAACATGTTGACTGTGGCGTGCGCGATATCGTGGTGGACGACAAGCACAAACTGGTGACAACACCGGCATATATGTTGGCAGACAACTTAGCGGATGCGGAAGAGGGCATTCGCAAATTGGTAGAAAAAGTGCTTTATATGGCCGCTTAA
- the fadE gene encoding acyl-CoA dehydrogenase FadE: MSIALWIIATVIVAAALIYKRASLLLFSVGMVAMFAIGNVLEIVGPVLWTILAVILIPLNLAPVRMNLLTKPILKAYRKVMPEMSDTERDALEAGTVWWDGDLFSGDPDWKKLLDVPKAELTAEEQAFLDGPCEEVCKMLDDWEVTHELTDMPEHVWQYLKDNKFFAMIIKKEYGGLEFSAYAQSRVLQKLAGVSTVLASTVGVPNSLGPGELLQHYGTKEQQDHYLPRLASGDEIPCFALTSPEAGSDAGAIPDSGVVCKGEWNGEEIVGIKLNFNKRYITLAPVATVLGLAFKMYDPDGLIGEEKELGITCALIPRDTKGVEIGRRHFPLNVPFQNGPIRGNDVFVPLDYIIGGQKNAGKGWRMLVECLSVGRSITLPSNSAGGIKSIALATGAYSRIRRQFKLPIGKMEGVEEPMARIAGNAYLMDAVTTLSTKGIDLGEKPSVIGAIAKYHMTEKLRACMDDAMDIHGGKGICLGPNNYLGRGYQGVPVAITVEGANILTRNMMIYGQGAIRCHPYVLKEMEASAEQGLEALKKFDNALFGHIGFAASNFMRSVFYGFGGHRLSSVPVSGPARKYYQQMNRFSANMALLSDVAMGVLGGSLKRKERVSARLGDMLSYLYIGSAILKRFHDEGQIKEDLPLMHWAMQDTLHKLQEAQLSMLDNFGGVGSVMRAIMFPLGRIAKRPSDKNDHKIARMLMSPNDVRTRLGKGQFLSPEGHFGFLEETLQNVIAAEPLYDKVCKAAGKRFSFTQLDQIAAKGRELGVLSDDEVALLEKTEEGRLRTINVDDFAPEDLLAGKAAFDYALKNLKESDAA, encoded by the coding sequence ATGAGTATTGCACTTTGGATTATCGCTACCGTTATTGTTGCGGCAGCTCTCATTTACAAGCGCGCTAGCCTACTGTTATTCAGCGTGGGCATGGTCGCTATGTTTGCTATTGGTAACGTACTGGAAATTGTCGGCCCTGTGCTGTGGACAATTCTTGCCGTTATCTTAATTCCTCTTAATTTAGCACCCGTTCGCATGAACTTGCTAACTAAGCCAATTCTTAAAGCGTACCGCAAAGTCATGCCAGAAATGTCTGACACCGAGCGCGATGCGTTGGAAGCCGGTACAGTTTGGTGGGACGGCGACTTATTCAGCGGCGATCCTGACTGGAAAAAGCTATTAGATGTGCCAAAAGCAGAATTAACCGCAGAAGAGCAAGCGTTTTTAGATGGTCCATGCGAAGAAGTCTGCAAAATGCTGGATGATTGGGAAGTCACGCATGAGCTAACCGATATGCCTGAGCACGTATGGCAGTATCTGAAGGACAATAAGTTCTTCGCGATGATCATCAAAAAAGAATACGGTGGTCTGGAGTTTTCGGCGTACGCTCAGTCTCGCGTTCTGCAGAAGCTTGCCGGTGTTAGTACGGTTTTAGCCTCGACGGTCGGTGTACCTAACTCATTAGGCCCGGGCGAGTTGCTTCAGCACTATGGTACCAAAGAGCAGCAGGATCATTACCTGCCACGCCTGGCAAGTGGTGACGAAATTCCGTGTTTCGCATTAACCAGCCCGGAAGCAGGTTCTGACGCCGGAGCGATTCCTGACTCAGGTGTTGTCTGTAAAGGCGAGTGGAACGGCGAAGAAATCGTTGGTATTAAGCTGAACTTCAATAAGCGCTATATCACACTGGCGCCGGTTGCGACCGTATTAGGTCTGGCTTTCAAAATGTACGATCCTGACGGCTTAATCGGCGAAGAAAAAGAACTGGGCATTACCTGTGCACTGATTCCTCGTGACACCAAAGGCGTTGAAATTGGTCGTCGTCACTTCCCGCTGAACGTACCGTTCCAGAATGGTCCGATTCGCGGCAATGATGTATTCGTACCGTTAGACTATATTATTGGCGGTCAGAAAAATGCCGGTAAAGGCTGGCGTATGCTGGTTGAGTGTTTATCCGTAGGCCGCTCTATTACTCTGCCATCAAACAGTGCCGGTGGTATTAAATCTATTGCTCTGGCGACCGGTGCGTACTCACGCATTCGTCGTCAATTCAAGCTACCGATTGGTAAAATGGAAGGTGTTGAAGAGCCAATGGCTCGCATCGCAGGTAACGCATATCTAATGGACGCGGTGACGACTCTGTCCACCAAAGGTATCGACTTGGGTGAGAAGCCTTCCGTTATCGGTGCTATCGCTAAATACCACATGACTGAGAAATTGCGCGCCTGCATGGACGACGCGATGGATATTCATGGCGGTAAAGGCATCTGTTTAGGTCCAAATAACTACTTAGGTCGTGGTTACCAGGGCGTACCGGTTGCCATTACCGTTGAAGGCGCGAACATTCTGACTCGTAACATGATGATTTACGGTCAGGGCGCCATTCGCTGCCATCCTTACGTATTAAAAGAAATGGAAGCGTCAGCAGAGCAAGGCCTTGAAGCGCTTAAGAAGTTCGATAACGCCTTGTTTGGTCATATCGGTTTTGCCGCAAGCAACTTTATGCGCTCAGTGTTTTACGGCTTTGGTGGTCATCGCTTAAGTTCAGTGCCTGTAAGCGGTCCTGCACGTAAGTACTACCAGCAAATGAACCGTTTCAGTGCCAACATGGCATTGCTGTCTGACGTCGCTATGGGCGTGCTTGGTGGCAGCCTGAAGCGTAAAGAGCGTGTATCGGCCCGCTTAGGCGATATGTTGAGCTACCTATACATTGGCTCTGCAATTTTGAAACGTTTCCATGATGAAGGGCAAATTAAAGAAGACTTGCCACTGATGCATTGGGCTATGCAGGATACCTTGCACAAGCTTCAGGAAGCTCAACTGTCTATGTTGGATAACTTTGGTGGTGTTGGCTCTGTCATGCGCGCCATTATGTTCCCGCTGGGTCGCATTGCGAAGCGTCCAAGCGACAAGAACGATCACAAAATTGCGCGTATGCTGATGTCTCCAAATGATGTTCGCACTCGTCTGGGTAAAGGTCAGTTCCTGAGCCCTGAAGGTCACTTTGGTTTCTTAGAGGAAACACTGCAAAACGTCATTGCTGCCGAGCCACTGTACGACAAAGTTTGCAAGGCAGCCGGTAAACGTTTCAGCTTTACTCAGTTAGATCAGATTGCCGCTAAAGGTAGAGAATTGGGCGTACTAAGCGATGACGAAGTCGCCCTTCTGGAAAAAACGGAAGAAGGCCGTTTACGTACTATCAATGTTGACGACTTTGCGCCGGAAGACTTACTAGCGGGTAAAGCGGCGTTTGATTATGCGCTGAAAAACTTGAAAGAGAGTGACGCAGCTTAA
- a CDS encoding NADH:flavin oxidoreductase — protein MSSAFDDFELKGHKFDNRFVVAPMTRTSADKKGKPTELMGEYYERFAKGGWSMIISEGVYTDRQASQGYINQPGITDAPQTDAWKEIVEKVHEHDCKFILQLMHAGAQFQHNEYTDTPIAPSAVQPKGEPLSLYGETDGWPEVKAMDESDFDAVMQGFVGAVKRAEEAGFDGIELHAANGYLLNEFLSDYFNQREDQWGGNIGKRIKFVEMVAKAAKAASKDDFIVGIRLGQITVTDPDYQWPEGEDAMIKLVKALKEAGIDYIHTTDTDVNRKPFKGGSAKTLAEVVQEFSDIPLIVNGGIDQTNYEHVAAHYPNAMMAVAKAALANPDLPKRLKSGDKIEDLDFAMLQPTATLENEWKWRTEHDKHINDK, from the coding sequence ATGAGCTCTGCATTTGATGATTTCGAGTTAAAAGGCCACAAGTTTGATAATCGCTTTGTGGTTGCGCCAATGACCCGCACCAGTGCTGATAAAAAAGGTAAGCCAACCGAGCTTATGGGTGAATACTACGAGCGGTTCGCTAAAGGTGGCTGGAGTATGATTATCAGTGAAGGTGTTTATACCGACCGTCAGGCAAGCCAGGGCTATATTAATCAGCCGGGTATTACTGATGCACCGCAAACCGATGCCTGGAAAGAAATTGTTGAAAAAGTACATGAGCACGACTGCAAATTTATTTTACAGCTGATGCACGCAGGCGCCCAGTTCCAACACAATGAATATACGGACACGCCGATCGCGCCAAGTGCCGTACAGCCTAAAGGTGAGCCATTGAGTTTATATGGTGAAACTGACGGCTGGCCAGAAGTGAAAGCAATGGACGAAAGCGACTTCGATGCGGTCATGCAAGGCTTCGTTGGCGCCGTGAAGCGCGCAGAAGAGGCAGGGTTTGACGGTATTGAGCTGCATGCCGCCAATGGTTACTTGCTGAATGAATTTTTAAGTGACTATTTCAACCAACGTGAAGACCAATGGGGTGGCAATATTGGTAAGCGTATTAAGTTTGTTGAAATGGTTGCAAAAGCGGCGAAAGCAGCGTCAAAAGATGATTTCATTGTTGGTATTCGCCTGGGCCAAATTACGGTGACCGACCCGGATTACCAGTGGCCGGAAGGCGAAGACGCTATGATAAAGCTGGTGAAAGCCTTGAAAGAGGCTGGAATAGACTATATTCATACAACGGACACCGACGTAAATCGTAAGCCATTTAAAGGTGGCAGTGCGAAGACGCTGGCGGAAGTTGTGCAGGAATTCAGCGATATTCCGTTGATAGTTAACGGTGGAATTGACCAGACCAATTATGAACACGTAGCCGCGCATTATCCGAACGCTATGATGGCAGTGGCTAAAGCGGCGTTGGCAAACCCTGATCTCCCTAAGCGTTTGAAGTCAGGTGACAAAATTGAAGATTTAGACTTCGCCATGTTGCAGCCGACAGCAACGCTTGAAAATGAGTGGAAATGGCGAACTGAGCACGATAAACATATAAACGATAAATAA
- the purM gene encoding phosphoribosylformylglycinamidine cyclo-ligase translates to MSDNKPSLSYKDAGVDIDAGNALVDRIKGVTKRTHRPEVMGNIGGFGALCEIPAGYKQPVLVSGTDGVGTKLRLAIDLKRHRGVGIDLVAMCVNDLIVQGAEPLFFLDYYATGKLDVEVAADVVAGIGDGCEQSGCALIGGETAEMPGMYEHGDYDLAGFCTGVVEKSDIIDGTKVADGDALIALASSGPHSNGYSLIRKIIEVSGADLESHLQGKTLADHLLEPTRIYVKSVLELIKHVPVHALSHITGGGFWENIPRVLPKGSKAVIDGNSWDWPVIFDWLKDNGNVSMKEMYRTFNCGVGMVIAVPNDQADKAIQILTDAGEDAWKIGRIANASEGEEQVDILADETH, encoded by the coding sequence GTGAGCGATAACAAACCTTCTTTAAGTTACAAAGACGCGGGCGTCGATATTGACGCTGGTAATGCATTGGTTGACCGTATCAAGGGCGTGACGAAACGCACGCATCGACCAGAAGTAATGGGTAACATTGGTGGGTTTGGCGCACTTTGTGAAATTCCAGCAGGATACAAGCAACCCGTTTTAGTCTCAGGTACGGACGGTGTTGGTACAAAATTACGTTTAGCTATTGACCTTAAACGCCATCGCGGTGTCGGCATCGACTTAGTCGCGATGTGTGTTAACGACCTTATTGTGCAAGGCGCAGAGCCGCTGTTTTTCCTAGACTATTACGCAACAGGAAAACTGGATGTTGAGGTTGCTGCTGACGTCGTCGCAGGCATTGGTGACGGCTGTGAACAGTCAGGCTGCGCACTTATCGGCGGAGAAACGGCAGAAATGCCGGGCATGTACGAACATGGCGACTACGACTTAGCGGGCTTTTGTACTGGGGTTGTCGAAAAGTCAGACATTATCGACGGCACCAAAGTTGCTGACGGCGATGCCTTAATTGCACTGGCGTCAAGCGGCCCGCACTCAAACGGCTACTCACTGATTCGTAAGATTATTGAAGTAAGTGGTGCCGACTTAGAGTCTCACCTACAAGGCAAAACGCTAGCGGATCATTTATTAGAGCCTACTCGCATTTATGTTAAGTCGGTGCTTGAACTGATTAAGCATGTTCCTGTGCATGCCTTGTCACACATTACCGGTGGCGGCTTCTGGGAAAACATTCCACGAGTCCTTCCAAAGGGCAGTAAAGCCGTTATTGACGGTAACAGCTGGGACTGGCCAGTTATTTTTGACTGGTTGAAAGACAACGGCAACGTCAGTATGAAAGAAATGTACCGCACTTTTAACTGCGGTGTGGGTATGGTTATTGCCGTGCCTAATGACCAAGCCGATAAAGCCATTCAGATACTGACCGACGCTGGCGAAGATGCGTGGAAAATCGGCCGCATAGCCAATGCGTCGGAAGGTGAAGAGCAAGTCGATATTCTGGCCGACGAGACGCACTAA
- a CDS encoding multidrug effflux MFS transporter, whose amino-acid sequence MAHSFEPRPVSDNARFDFIVVILALLTAFAPLSIDMYLPAFSAIASDYATDTHHVELSLTAFFFGLFIGQLLYGTATDKFGRKNPLYIGLAIYVLTSIACAYAPDIQWLIVLRFFQAIGACAGIVIARAVVRDLYTPQASARVFSFLILVMGVAPILAPLFGAYITEWMGWRALFLIVAALGVASAVTIHFVLPETRGRRYDVRMRHTGTTYWAVFRDPSFLRYSLTGAIAQSGLFAYITGSPKMFIEIFGLDPTHYSWLFGVNAIGIIGFSQLNGWLLKYYSSRKILNVSLPILAIVSTVMCVMAYINASFWGILLPLFAYISTLGLVFPNAMAGALAEQQERAGSASAVTGSLQFLIAGLVSAGVSQAGGFTDYAMAWVIGVAGLLAVLAYRVMRRPE is encoded by the coding sequence GTGGCTCATTCATTTGAGCCAAGACCGGTCTCCGATAACGCCAGATTCGATTTTATTGTTGTCATTCTGGCGTTACTTACGGCGTTTGCGCCGCTGTCTATTGATATGTACTTGCCGGCGTTTAGCGCGATTGCCAGTGACTACGCGACCGACACGCATCATGTTGAATTATCACTGACTGCGTTTTTCTTTGGCTTGTTTATCGGGCAACTACTGTACGGCACGGCAACGGATAAGTTTGGTCGCAAAAACCCGCTTTATATCGGCTTGGCCATCTATGTGTTGACCTCTATTGCGTGCGCTTATGCCCCAGATATTCAGTGGTTGATTGTGCTGCGTTTTTTCCAGGCGATAGGCGCTTGTGCAGGTATTGTCATTGCCCGAGCTGTCGTGCGTGATCTCTATACACCGCAAGCGTCAGCACGAGTCTTCTCGTTTTTAATTCTTGTCATGGGGGTTGCGCCTATATTGGCGCCATTGTTCGGTGCTTATATTACCGAATGGATGGGGTGGCGAGCTCTGTTTCTCATTGTCGCTGCTTTAGGTGTCGCTTCCGCAGTGACAATTCACTTTGTGCTGCCGGAAACTCGCGGTCGCCGTTATGACGTGCGTATGCGCCATACCGGCACTACTTACTGGGCGGTATTCAGAGACCCTTCCTTCTTGCGCTATTCTCTTACCGGTGCTATCGCCCAGTCCGGATTATTTGCTTACATTACCGGCTCACCGAAAATGTTTATTGAAATTTTTGGGCTGGATCCGACGCATTACAGTTGGCTATTTGGTGTCAATGCCATTGGTATTATCGGCTTTTCTCAGTTAAATGGCTGGTTATTGAAGTACTATTCTTCCCGGAAAATATTGAATGTTTCTTTGCCAATACTGGCAATTGTTTCGACCGTTATGTGTGTCATGGCCTATATTAATGCCAGCTTTTGGGGCATTTTACTGCCTTTATTCGCTTATATTTCAACGCTGGGTTTGGTCTTTCCGAATGCTATGGCAGGTGCCCTAGCGGAGCAACAGGAGCGCGCTGGTTCAGCGTCTGCGGTTACCGGAAGTTTACAGTTCTTAATTGCAGGTTTAGTGTCAGCCGGTGTGAGCCAAGCGGGGGGCTTCACGGACTACGCAATGGCATGGGTAATAGGCGTGGCCGGCTTATTAGCAGTACTAGCGTACCGTGTAATGCGCCGGCCAGAATAA
- the purN gene encoding phosphoribosylglycinamide formyltransferase, producing MKRIVVLISGTGSNMQAIQQACEEGKVAGEVVAVISNKASAKGLEKAAAKGISTEVLSHREFDSREAYDAELKALIDSYQPDLVVLAGFMRILTGDFTRHYEGRMFNIHPSLLPKYKGVNTHQRALDAGDTEHGVSVHFVTEELDGGPVVLQAKVPIFEGDTVDEVQARVHEQEHRIYPLVVNWFCQERVKLEGGRVTLDGEVLGAQGYASE from the coding sequence ATGAAACGCATTGTTGTACTGATATCAGGCACCGGCAGTAATATGCAGGCCATTCAACAAGCCTGTGAAGAGGGTAAAGTTGCCGGTGAAGTGGTTGCGGTCATTTCTAATAAAGCTTCCGCGAAAGGTCTGGAAAAAGCCGCAGCCAAGGGTATTAGCACGGAAGTGCTGAGCCACAGAGAATTTGATTCACGCGAGGCTTACGATGCTGAACTTAAAGCGTTAATTGATAGTTACCAGCCCGATTTAGTCGTCTTAGCTGGCTTTATGCGCATACTGACCGGTGACTTCACTCGTCATTACGAAGGTCGCATGTTCAACATCCACCCTTCTCTTTTGCCGAAATACAAAGGTGTAAATACCCATCAACGGGCATTAGATGCTGGCGACACCGAGCATGGCGTAAGCGTCCATTTCGTCACCGAAGAACTCGATGGCGGTCCAGTCGTATTGCAAGCCAAAGTACCTATTTTTGAAGGCGACACAGTCGACGAAGTTCAAGCCCGAGTGCACGAACAAGAGCACCGTATTTATCCACTCGTGGTCAACTGGTTCTGCCAGGAGCGCGTAAAACTCGAAGGCGGCCGCGTTACTTTAGACGGTGAAGTCTTGGGCGCTCAGGGCTACGCCTCGGAGTAA
- a CDS encoding peptidase C39 family protein, with protein MASQSYKITCAQSLHLDAVATLEAKTYPEDAISKRSFRRFIESETADFFVLEVNGNVEGYVVVLYRNNTNLARLYALVVSERYRHKGYGRLLLHKGEELADERHSLFLRTEVAVSNKVAQKLLIGDGFHSIELREAYFPVTQAQSSDALVLQKLLPRYELGEDAGVGATETYVPMLTQSTEFTCGPASLLMALDYFGYPSHDPQSEELEIWREATTIYMTSGHGGCGPYGLARAALKRGLNVRVEVNTDQPLFVDSVRHEQKKAVIERIQQVDIGYLRERNVAVSVGDYTLESLCHDLAAGSLVMALISTYLFDGIRAPHWVLICAADDDFVYINDPDYDTLPWQSPTERQYLPIPVKTFSKAFGYGGKKQKAAVILSVKNR; from the coding sequence ATGGCTTCTCAAAGCTATAAAATAACCTGTGCTCAATCGCTTCATCTGGATGCCGTGGCAACGCTAGAAGCGAAAACCTACCCTGAAGATGCTATCAGCAAACGTAGCTTCCGCCGTTTTATTGAGTCGGAAACGGCCGACTTTTTTGTACTTGAAGTGAACGGCAACGTCGAAGGTTATGTTGTGGTGTTGTATCGCAACAACACCAACTTGGCTCGTTTGTATGCGCTGGTGGTCAGTGAACGTTATCGTCATAAAGGCTACGGGCGTTTATTGCTTCATAAAGGTGAAGAATTAGCTGACGAACGGCATTCTCTATTTTTACGTACCGAAGTGGCGGTGTCTAATAAGGTCGCTCAAAAGCTACTTATTGGTGATGGGTTTCACTCTATAGAGTTGCGAGAAGCCTACTTTCCGGTGACTCAGGCACAGTCGAGTGACGCGCTTGTGCTGCAAAAACTCCTGCCACGCTATGAACTCGGCGAAGATGCCGGTGTGGGCGCTACCGAAACCTACGTTCCTATGTTAACCCAGTCGACAGAGTTTACCTGTGGGCCGGCAAGCTTATTAATGGCGCTCGATTACTTTGGCTACCCAAGTCATGACCCTCAATCTGAAGAGCTGGAAATTTGGCGCGAAGCAACCACGATTTATATGACCTCTGGACACGGCGGTTGCGGACCTTATGGATTAGCTCGGGCCGCGTTAAAAAGAGGCTTGAATGTTCGTGTTGAGGTGAATACCGATCAGCCATTGTTTGTCGACTCGGTAAGGCATGAGCAGAAGAAAGCCGTTATTGAACGAATACAGCAAGTCGATATCGGCTATTTACGTGAGAGAAATGTAGCCGTATCCGTAGGCGATTATACACTAGAGTCGTTGTGTCATGACTTGGCGGCTGGGTCGTTGGTCATGGCGCTTATTTCAACCTATTTATTTGACGGTATTCGAGCACCCCATTGGGTTTTGATATGCGCCGCAGACGACGATTTTGTTTATATTAATGACCCAGATTACGATACCTTACCGTGGCAGTCGCCGACAGAAAGACAATACCTACCGATACCGGTCAAAACGTTCAGTAAAGCCTTTGGATATGGCGGCAAGAAGCAAAAAGCGGCGGTGATTCTGTCGGTTAAAAATAGGTAA